One genomic window of Gossypium hirsutum isolate 1008001.06 chromosome D11, Gossypium_hirsutum_v2.1, whole genome shotgun sequence includes the following:
- the LOC107924754 gene encoding ubiquitin-conjugating enzyme E2 28 isoform X2: MLSGPVAEDMFHWQATIMGPPDSPYAGGVFLVTIHFPPDYPFKPPKFAFRTKVFHPNINSNGSICLDILKEQWSPALTISKVLLSICSLLTDPNPDDPLVPEIAHMYKTDRAKYESTARIWTQKYAMG, encoded by the exons ATGCTGTCAGGTCCTGTAGCTGAAGACATGTTCCATTGGCAAGCCACAATAATGGGGCCCCCTGATAGTCCTTATGCTGGAGGTGTCTTTCTAGTGACGATTCATTTTCCTCCCGATTATCCTTTTAAACCCCCGAAG TTTGCTTTTAGAACCAAGGTCTTTCACCCAAATATCAACAGCAATGGTAGCATATGCCTCGACATACTAAAGGAGCAGTGGAGCCCAGCCCTGACTATATCAAAG GTGTTGCTTTCTATCTGCTCCCTCTTGACGGACCCAAACCCAGATGACCCTCTGGTTCCGGAAATCGCTCACATGTACAAGACAGACAGAGCTAAGTATGAGTCAACTGCTAGGATCTGGACCCAGAAATATGCAATGGGCTAG
- the LOC107924754 gene encoding ubiquitin-conjugating enzyme E2 28 isoform X1, translated as MASKRILKELKDLQKDPPTSCSAGPVAEDMFHWQATIMGPPDSPYAGGVFLVTIHFPPDYPFKPPKFAFRTKVFHPNINSNGSICLDILKEQWSPALTISKVLLSICSLLTDPNPDDPLVPEIAHMYKTDRAKYESTARIWTQKYAMG; from the exons ATGGCTTCGAAGCGGATCCTGAAGGAGCTCAAGGATCTTCAGAAAGATCCTCCTACTTCATGCAGCGCCG GTCCTGTAGCTGAAGACATGTTCCATTGGCAAGCCACAATAATGGGGCCCCCTGATAGTCCTTATGCTGGAGGTGTCTTTCTAGTGACGATTCATTTTCCTCCCGATTATCCTTTTAAACCCCCGAAG TTTGCTTTTAGAACCAAGGTCTTTCACCCAAATATCAACAGCAATGGTAGCATATGCCTCGACATACTAAAGGAGCAGTGGAGCCCAGCCCTGACTATATCAAAG GTGTTGCTTTCTATCTGCTCCCTCTTGACGGACCCAAACCCAGATGACCCTCTGGTTCCGGAAATCGCTCACATGTACAAGACAGACAGAGCTAAGTATGAGTCAACTGCTAGGATCTGGACCCAGAAATATGCAATGGGCTAG